The sequence AGTTTGTTGATGCCGCGCGTCCCCTCGGGGAAGACGAGGATGGCCTCCTCCGCGTCGAGCAGCCGGCGGCAGTTCTCCGGAGTGCCCACAATCTGCCCCACGCGGGCCATGAAGGTGGACACATAGGGCAGCGAGGGCACCCACTTCTCCACCATGCTGCGGATGGCGCGCGGGGGGCTCGCCTCCAGCATCATGGAGACGCCAATCATCGCGCCATCCAGTGGCACCTGTCCCGAGTGGTTTGAGACCAGCAGCACGCGGCCGGCGGGCACCTTCTCGATGCCGAACGTCTCCACACGGAAGTAGTTCCGGTAGAGCCACACGAAGGGCGCCAGGGCGGAGAGGCTGTAGTCGAGGCTGAAGCCGAACGGGTCCACCCCGTACTCGTTCTCCGGGCGGGCGAGCGCCAGCAGCCGATGCTTCTGCTCGTCGGTGGCCAGGCGGTCCGTCCAGTCGCGCAGGCCCTTCTTCACTCGGTCGGTGAGACGCTCCAGCATATGGGGGCTCTTTACACCACCCGCCCCGACTCCGGGAGGGACGGAGTACGCTTGCAGTCACGTCCGGCTCCACCAGTGGACGAAGCGCGCAGGCCCAGGAGGTGGTGCGGTGACGTCCGCGGTGGTCCGGGCCCCAGCCCCACTGCTCGCGCCCGTGGAACAGCGGGCGCCGGTGCTGCTCGTCCACGGCATCGACGACGACGCGAGCGCCTTCGACGCCATGCGCGCCCGGCTCGAGCGCGAGGGCTGGGTGCATCTCCAGGCCATCTCCCTGCGGCCCAATGACGGCTCGGAGGGAATCCCCGTGCTGGCCCGGCAGGTGGCGCACGAGGCCGAGGCGCTGCGCGCGCGCACGGGCGCCCGGCGCGTGGACGTGGTGGGCTTCAGCATGGGGGCGCTCGTCTCGCGCTACTGGCTGCAGGTGCAGGGCGGACGGCTGGTGGTGCGCCGCTACATCTCCATCTCCGGGCCGCACGCGGGCACGCGCCTGGCGTGGCTGCGCCGGGGCCGGGGCGTGCGGCAGATGCGGCCCGGGAGCCCGCTCCTGCGCTACCTCCAGAGCGAGCGCCGTCCCTGGGGCGAGGTGGAGGCGCACAGCTTCTGGACGCCGTGGGACTTGACCATCTTCCCCGCCTCCAGCTCGCGCCTGCGCGGCGCCTGTGAGCGCACGTTCCCCGTGCTGCTGCACCCGTGGATGATTCGGGATGCGCGCGTCATCGACGCGGTGGTGGACGTGCTCGGCTCCCCCGCCGTGGCCCGCTGATGCGGCTCACAGCGTGGCGGAGAGCCGCCCGGCCGCGTCGCGCAGCGTGACGACGTCGCACTCCGCCTTCAGCCAGCCAAAGACCTCGCGCAGCCGGGCCATCTTCCGGGCAGCGCTCACG comes from Pyxidicoccus parkwaysis and encodes:
- a CDS encoding lysophospholipid acyltransferase family protein, translating into MLERLTDRVKKGLRDWTDRLATDEQKHRLLALARPENEYGVDPFGFSLDYSLSALAPFVWLYRNYFRVETFGIEKVPAGRVLLVSNHSGQVPLDGAMIGVSMMLEASPPRAIRSMVEKWVPSLPYVSTFMARVGQIVGTPENCRRLLDAEEAILVFPEGTRGINKLWPQRYQLQEFGLGFMRLALETRTPIIPIAVVGAEEQAPALMDLKPVAKLLGFPSFPVTPTGLPIPLPTKYRIYFGDPLRFTGRPDDEDSELDKKVRTVKAAIQSMLHQGLKERRGVFW
- a CDS encoding esterase/lipase family protein — its product is MTSAVVRAPAPLLAPVEQRAPVLLVHGIDDDASAFDAMRARLEREGWVHLQAISLRPNDGSEGIPVLARQVAHEAEALRARTGARRVDVVGFSMGALVSRYWLQVQGGRLVVRRYISISGPHAGTRLAWLRRGRGVRQMRPGSPLLRYLQSERRPWGEVEAHSFWTPWDLTIFPASSSRLRGACERTFPVLLHPWMIRDARVIDAVVDVLGSPAVAR